One segment of Halomonas sp. TD01 DNA contains the following:
- a CDS encoding bifunctional adenosylcobinamide kinase/adenosylcobinamide-phosphate guanylyltransferase → MQLFIGGACAGKRDAVKARFPSAVWWRLSPGQRLHEATHIMQPNVPLVLHGVFEWLAAVHSSDRGSDAWRAQWRKDLASLETAAQTHGVTLVIIMNELGRGIVPMARDQRRLRDLSGWFSQDTAAQSEQVWHVRHGLVQAVK, encoded by the coding sequence ATGCAGCTGTTCATCGGCGGTGCCTGTGCAGGTAAGCGCGACGCTGTAAAAGCACGCTTTCCCAGTGCTGTTTGGTGGCGGCTCTCCCCAGGGCAGCGTTTACACGAAGCGACCCACATCATGCAGCCCAATGTGCCTCTTGTGCTTCACGGTGTATTTGAGTGGTTAGCGGCAGTGCATAGCTCGGATAGGGGCAGCGATGCGTGGCGGGCCCAATGGCGGAAAGATCTGGCCAGCCTGGAGACTGCAGCACAAACCCATGGCGTAACGCTGGTCATCATCATGAACGAGTTAGGGCGGGGTATCGTACCCATGGCCCGAGACCAGCGTCGCCTGCGCGATTTAAGCGGCTGGTTTAGCCAAGATACCGCCGCCCAATCCGAGCAGGTCTGGCATGTACGGCATGGGTTAGTGCAGGCGGTTAAGTAG
- a CDS encoding histidine phosphatase family protein, whose product MATGLNVELVAVRHGITAWNLERRYQGQRDIPLLFPDAEEGLLALRDALAEERFDAIYSSDLNRCQQTLGWSQAAKPGVPLYLEPRLRELDFGDYEGKVYDELKDLPHYRAWIDSVGELQIPGGESSGQLRDRLNAWLEQVAAHAREHHYQKVLVVTHGGVIRELRRRFETIGFWEGIVHQAQGRRWQLTYQEREDGKGEWQCSCSSAVPVQVSATL is encoded by the coding sequence TTGGCTACTGGTCTTAATGTGGAGCTGGTGGCAGTTCGCCACGGTATCACCGCCTGGAATTTAGAGCGCCGTTACCAAGGGCAGCGCGATATTCCGCTGCTGTTTCCTGATGCGGAAGAGGGGTTGCTGGCACTGCGTGACGCACTGGCAGAAGAGCGCTTTGACGCTATTTATTCAAGCGATTTAAACCGCTGTCAGCAAACCCTCGGATGGTCGCAGGCGGCAAAGCCGGGTGTGCCGCTCTATCTAGAGCCACGGCTACGGGAGCTAGATTTTGGTGACTATGAAGGTAAAGTTTATGATGAGTTAAAAGACTTGCCCCATTATCGCGCTTGGATTGACAGTGTGGGTGAGCTGCAAATTCCAGGCGGCGAATCTTCCGGCCAGCTACGTGATCGATTAAATGCTTGGCTTGAACAGGTGGCCGCCCATGCGCGTGAACATCATTATCAGAAAGTGCTGGTCGTAACTCACGGCGGGGTAATCCGTGAGTTACGGCGTCGTTTCGAAACCATTGGTTTTTGGGAAGGCATCGTTCACCAAGCGCAGGGGCGGCGTTGGCAACTGACGTATCAAGAACGTGAAGATGGCAAAGGAGAGTGGCAATGCAGCTGTTCATCGGCGGTGCCTGTGCAGGTAAGCGCGACGCTGTAA
- the cobS gene encoding adenosylcobinamide-GDP ribazoletransferase, with the protein MKDALFGLMLALQFLTRIPIPVACPWTPATRRWAIRAYPLVGLLIGSVLALSALLLSFIASPVPITALLLLSLWVALSGGLHLDGVMDLADALGSNQPLERRWEIMKDAQIGSFGILALLFLLAWKGVLLWALLAYQAPLWWLVAVPALGRFAGVALLIFTPCAHSKGLAWSWQQSLSPRDAGYALLPLVLLGAASPALFAWGVAIVVWVVIARRLLLCLFNGINGDMVGATIEGGELWLLVLMWSWWQFATVSPPGI; encoded by the coding sequence ATGAAAGATGCGCTGTTCGGCCTGATGCTCGCGCTACAATTTCTAACCCGAATTCCGATTCCTGTTGCCTGCCCATGGACACCTGCCACCCGTCGGTGGGCAATCCGCGCCTATCCGTTGGTAGGTTTATTAATTGGCAGCGTGCTGGCGTTAAGCGCGCTGCTATTAAGTTTTATAGCGTCGCCTGTTCCCATCACTGCGTTGTTACTACTTAGTTTATGGGTAGCGCTTTCTGGTGGTTTGCATCTCGATGGTGTAATGGACCTTGCCGACGCGTTAGGTAGTAACCAACCCCTTGAGAGGCGTTGGGAAATCATGAAGGACGCTCAGATAGGCAGTTTCGGTATCCTGGCATTGCTGTTTTTGCTGGCTTGGAAGGGCGTTTTGCTGTGGGCACTGTTGGCTTATCAAGCACCGCTGTGGTGGCTGGTGGCGGTGCCTGCATTAGGCCGGTTTGCTGGGGTCGCGCTACTGATTTTTACCCCCTGCGCTCACTCGAAAGGTCTCGCATGGAGCTGGCAGCAGTCGCTTAGCCCCCGTGATGCTGGCTATGCTTTGCTACCGTTGGTGCTGCTTGGCGCGGCGTCCCCTGCATTGTTTGCCTGGGGGGTAGCCATCGTCGTGTGGGTGGTAATCGCCAGAAGGTTACTGCTGTGTCTATTTAACGGCATCAATGGCGATATGGTTGGTGCCACCATTGAAGGAGGAGAGCTTTGGCTACTGGTCTTAATGTGGAGCTGGTGGCAGTTCGCCACGGTATCACCGCCTGGAATTTAG
- a CDS encoding bifunctional adenosylcobinamide kinase/adenosylcobinamide-phosphate guanylyltransferase, with product MIVFVSGGARSGKSQVAEQRVLSAAGDANCYYIATARVYDAEMADRVSRHQARREGQWVTLETPLAIDQAIAQVPDHHAVLLDCLTLWAGQVLFGAEPNEEFSDEQGLALLARCLRDAQARGLTLVIVSNDLNEELIPDQPATWRYVEFIQCLHRWLAAEADSVLEVIAGCAMEWKR from the coding sequence ATGATTGTCTTTGTTAGTGGGGGGGCTCGCTCTGGAAAAAGCCAAGTAGCGGAGCAGCGTGTGCTCAGTGCGGCGGGTGACGCCAACTGCTATTACATTGCCACCGCCCGTGTTTACGACGCAGAAATGGCCGACCGAGTATCTCGCCATCAGGCACGCCGGGAAGGCCAATGGGTAACGCTAGAGACGCCACTTGCGATTGACCAAGCCATTGCCCAAGTACCCGATCACCACGCGGTGCTGCTCGATTGTTTAACTCTCTGGGCAGGACAAGTGCTGTTTGGCGCTGAGCCAAATGAAGAATTCAGTGATGAGCAAGGCCTGGCGCTGCTGGCTCGCTGCCTACGTGATGCACAAGCACGGGGGCTGACATTAGTAATTGTGTCGAACGATCTCAACGAAGAGCTGATTCCTGATCAGCCGGCTACTTGGCGCTACGTTGAGTTTATCCAGTGCCTGCACCGTTGGTTAGCGGCGGAAGCTGACTCAGTGCTTGAAGTCATTGCGGGCTGTGCCATGGAGTGGAAACGATGA
- the cobD gene encoding threonine-phosphate decarboxylase CobD, with the protein MSRQTTVYEAADWPSHGGQAASLLKRFGLPADHMVDDVSANLNPLGPPEWVASWLVARFGGLSRYPSPDYAAARQAIAAHNGVQPAQVLLTNGGAEAIFLAAALHAGGRALLLAPSFGEYARACSAHRLETTEHVLPAPHFACEVADLLEKAASADVVFLCRPNNPTGTLIPIDAVETLLAHTQTTGTQVVVDEAFIDLSIDVELLTPLLKRYCHLVLLRSMTKFYTLPGLRLGYVLASENIVATMSHHQPPWSVNHLAAELVAPLLADSEFARLTQQWLASEQPRMGKALQTLGLEVVPSHSCFFLVRPGVLQREHGVTSADLFERMLYKGLLARHTHSFKGLEGSWLRLALRDESANNRLLKVLHDCLC; encoded by the coding sequence ATGAGTCGTCAAACCACTGTTTACGAGGCGGCTGATTGGCCAAGCCATGGTGGCCAGGCTGCGTCGCTGCTGAAGCGTTTTGGATTACCTGCCGACCATATGGTTGACGATGTGAGCGCTAACCTTAACCCGCTTGGGCCGCCCGAGTGGGTAGCAAGCTGGCTGGTAGCGCGGTTTGGTGGGCTTAGCCGCTACCCCTCGCCAGACTACGCTGCAGCCCGGCAGGCCATTGCGGCGCACAACGGTGTTCAGCCAGCACAAGTACTGCTGACCAATGGTGGGGCGGAAGCCATTTTTCTTGCCGCGGCGCTGCATGCCGGTGGCCGAGCCTTATTACTGGCTCCCAGCTTTGGTGAATACGCCAGAGCCTGTTCTGCCCACCGCCTTGAAACAACCGAGCACGTGTTGCCCGCGCCGCATTTTGCTTGTGAGGTGGCTGACCTGCTAGAGAAAGCGGCAAGCGCCGACGTGGTGTTTCTGTGCCGCCCGAATAACCCGACTGGCACGCTGATACCCATTGACGCAGTAGAGACGCTACTAGCGCATACGCAGACAACCGGTACCCAGGTGGTGGTTGATGAAGCGTTTATCGACCTATCGATAGACGTTGAGTTGTTGACGCCGCTGCTTAAGCGTTACTGTCATTTAGTGCTGCTACGCTCAATGACTAAGTTTTATACCTTGCCTGGATTGCGCCTAGGCTACGTGCTGGCTTCGGAAAACATAGTAGCCACCATGAGCCACCACCAGCCGCCCTGGAGTGTGAACCACCTTGCCGCCGAACTGGTGGCGCCGCTGTTAGCGGATAGTGAATTTGCACGGCTCACCCAGCAGTGGCTGGCCAGTGAGCAGCCACGTATGGGCAAGGCGTTGCAAACGCTAGGGCTTGAGGTGGTGCCTAGTCATAGCTGCTTTTTTCTTGTGCGGCCTGGTGTTTTACAGCGTGAACACGGCGTGACCAGCGCAGACCTTTTTGAACGCATGCTTTATAAAGGACTATTGGCGAGACATACCCATAGTTTTAAGGGGCTTGAGGGCAGTTGGTTACGCTTGGCACTGCGTGATGAGTCGGCAAATAACCGATTGCTAAAGGTGTTGCATGATTGTCTTTGTTAG
- the cbiB gene encoding adenosylcobinamide-phosphate synthase CbiB: MLGLASVVLVAIAIVIDLVVGDPRSLPHPVVIIGRAISALEQRWNQGSDKRRRLLGFLLTATIVLGTFSLAWLSLVVLTWVHPWLGLAAELWLLATTLAIKGLAEAGRAIAVPLANGDFASARNALAMVVGRDTEQLDEAEITRGAVETIAENTVDGITSPLFFALIGGAPLALAYKAINTLDSMVGYQNKRYSDFGYASAKLDDMANWLPARLTALCLWAAGVLISWHSSALYWRRAITATCREAPRHPSPNAGWPEAMVANLLGVQLGGTNVYQGAVSHRATLGSPLETLTFSHINVTIKLMHGAWLLFFLLMAVLMSVLAGVLMGSAGARGVWL; this comes from the coding sequence ATGCTAGGGTTAGCGTCTGTCGTTTTAGTAGCGATTGCGATTGTCATTGATTTAGTCGTTGGCGACCCCCGCTCGCTACCGCACCCCGTGGTAATAATAGGACGTGCCATCAGCGCACTTGAGCAGCGCTGGAACCAGGGAAGTGATAAGCGCCGTCGGCTCCTGGGCTTTTTACTCACTGCAACCATTGTGCTGGGCACGTTTAGCCTTGCTTGGCTGAGTTTGGTGGTACTGACTTGGGTGCATCCTTGGCTTGGGCTAGCTGCCGAGCTATGGCTGCTGGCGACAACGCTGGCCATAAAAGGCTTGGCTGAAGCGGGGCGCGCCATTGCCGTGCCGCTGGCTAACGGTGATTTTGCATCGGCGCGAAATGCACTTGCCATGGTGGTGGGGCGTGATACCGAGCAACTGGATGAAGCGGAAATTACCCGCGGTGCGGTGGAAACCATTGCAGAAAATACGGTGGACGGCATCACCTCGCCGCTTTTCTTCGCTCTTATCGGCGGTGCGCCGCTGGCGCTGGCTTATAAAGCAATCAACACGCTGGACTCCATGGTGGGCTACCAAAACAAACGTTACAGCGACTTCGGTTATGCCTCGGCGAAGCTCGATGATATGGCTAACTGGCTGCCCGCAAGGCTGACCGCGCTCTGTTTGTGGGCTGCCGGGGTGCTGATCAGCTGGCACTCGTCGGCGCTATATTGGCGTCGAGCCATTACGGCTACCTGCCGCGAAGCGCCCCGTCACCCAAGCCCTAATGCGGGGTGGCCAGAAGCCATGGTCGCGAATCTGTTGGGTGTGCAACTGGGCGGCACCAATGTTTATCAGGGCGCGGTTTCCCATCGAGCAACCCTTGGCTCCCCGCTGGAAACACTGACGTTTTCGCATATCAACGTCACGATTAAATTGATGCACGGTGCTTGGCTGCTGTTTTTCTTGTTAATGGCCGTGTTGATGAGTGTATTAGCGGGCGTATTAATGGGGTCGGCAGGCGCGAGGGGCGTATGGTTATGA
- a CDS encoding adenosylcobinamide amidohydrolase — protein MSEIDTLSFSQPLMWSQSEHCLVVSAAEPLYTLSSALVGGGFGHRQHFANFHVDKDYDGHHPKDDLLRWLANQRLPLSAVAMMTAVRLHSVCAVSVPLAETPNGVLAVVTAGVGNAVDISVSSDSDPRLELRSTPKVGTINTFLFLDAYLTEGALVNASLSATEAKVQALRKVGVIDPFSGTPATGTSTDSLSIAATQRGDPTPYAGSGTAIGRAIGQAVYQATLGSLTKSQQASPC, from the coding sequence ATGAGCGAGATTGATACGCTTTCATTTAGCCAGCCGCTAATGTGGTCGCAAAGCGAACACTGCTTGGTGGTGTCTGCTGCTGAGCCACTGTATACCCTGAGTAGCGCGCTTGTGGGGGGCGGGTTTGGTCATCGCCAACACTTCGCAAATTTCCACGTCGATAAAGACTACGACGGCCATCACCCAAAAGACGACCTGCTACGTTGGCTGGCAAATCAGCGGCTACCGCTATCCGCTGTTGCGATGATGACTGCAGTGCGTCTGCACAGCGTTTGTGCCGTCAGCGTACCGTTGGCTGAAACACCCAATGGCGTGCTCGCGGTGGTTACGGCAGGCGTTGGCAACGCGGTGGATATTAGCGTTTCAAGCGATTCAGACCCTCGTTTAGAGCTGCGAAGCACACCAAAGGTGGGCACTATTAATACGTTTCTTTTTTTAGATGCTTATTTAACTGAGGGTGCGCTGGTTAATGCCTCTCTCTCGGCAACGGAAGCGAAAGTTCAGGCGCTGAGAAAAGTAGGCGTTATCGACCCATTCAGCGGAACGCCCGCCACCGGCACATCAACCGATAGCCTGTCTATCGCCGCTACGCAGCGTGGCGATCCAACACCTTATGCAGGCTCTGGCACTGCTATTGGGCGGGCGATTGGCCAAGCAGTTTATCAGGCGACGTTGGGGTCGCTGACGAAATCGCAGCAGGCTTCACCATGCTAG